A region from the Sandaracinus amylolyticus genome encodes:
- a CDS encoding serine/threonine-protein kinase: MSAQRFIRCKHCGMPHEAQATSCPVTGKQLVPEQRKRVSAPPPKVAGPGYQWAHSVHPYSDPSDADPEATRSMGSLTGQVLEGKYLIAEPLGRGGMGVVYRAENTRIGKQVAIKILLRGYAKGGESERRFLREARIAGSIGHPNIVEVFDLGTLENGAPYQVMELLEGATLAARIRHEGALPIDEVLDHAEQVLSALEAAHERGIVHRDLKPENVFLHERAHTVIAKLLDFGVSKSLLNDHTLSLTQTGVVVGTPYYLAPEQARGERGVDHRVDIWAMGIVLYEALTGSLPFRADNYNALMAKILNTRPAPPRSLRPHLPDALENVILKALSFDPLRRFQTADEMLAAIRSVRGKPQRSSDRPFRSLPDARAPLAPQPSDHTLSDLTISVVQGPDDPTEISDSFQYSEIDAGRKSRG; encoded by the coding sequence GCAGGCCACCTCGTGTCCCGTGACCGGCAAGCAGCTGGTCCCGGAGCAGCGCAAGCGCGTCTCCGCGCCGCCGCCGAAGGTCGCGGGCCCGGGGTACCAGTGGGCCCACAGCGTCCATCCGTACTCGGATCCCAGCGACGCGGATCCCGAGGCGACGCGCTCGATGGGCTCGCTCACCGGGCAGGTGCTCGAGGGCAAGTACCTCATCGCCGAGCCGCTCGGGCGTGGCGGCATGGGCGTCGTCTATCGCGCCGAGAACACGCGCATCGGCAAGCAGGTCGCGATCAAGATCTTGCTGCGCGGGTACGCCAAGGGCGGCGAGAGCGAGCGTCGCTTCCTGCGCGAGGCGCGCATCGCGGGGTCGATCGGTCACCCGAACATCGTCGAGGTGTTCGACCTCGGGACGCTCGAGAACGGCGCGCCGTACCAGGTGATGGAGCTGCTCGAGGGCGCGACGCTCGCCGCGCGCATCCGTCACGAGGGCGCGCTGCCGATCGACGAGGTGCTCGATCACGCCGAGCAGGTGCTGAGCGCCCTGGAGGCCGCGCACGAGCGCGGGATCGTCCACCGCGACCTCAAGCCAGAGAACGTCTTCCTGCACGAGCGCGCGCACACCGTGATCGCGAAGCTGCTCGACTTCGGCGTCTCGAAGTCGCTGCTCAACGATCACACGCTCTCGCTCACGCAGACCGGCGTCGTCGTGGGCACGCCGTACTACCTCGCGCCCGAGCAGGCGCGCGGCGAGCGCGGCGTCGATCACCGCGTCGACATCTGGGCGATGGGCATCGTGCTCTACGAGGCCCTCACGGGATCGCTGCCGTTCCGCGCCGACAACTACAACGCGCTGATGGCGAAGATCCTCAACACGCGCCCGGCGCCGCCGCGCTCGCTGCGTCCGCACCTGCCCGACGCGCTCGAGAACGTGATCCTGAAGGCGCTCTCGTTCGATCCGCTGCGTCGCTTCCAGACTGCGGACGAGATGCTCGCCGCGATCCGCTCGGTGCGCGGCAAGCCGCAGCGCTCCTCGGATCGCCCGTTCCGCTCGCTGCCGGACGCGCGCGCCCCGCTCGCGCCGCAGCCCTCGGATCACACGCTCTCCGATCTCACGATCTCGGTGGTGCAGGGCCCCGACGATCCGACGGAGATCAGCGACAGCTTCCAGTACTCGGAGATCGACGCCGGCCGCAAATCGCGTGGATGA
- a CDS encoding TrmH family RNA methyltransferase, with product MKRDLPEVIELAGLAPLPKPAAEIVRVLSPLVTPQRWARIEAVVSRRTRSLVPVLEDLADPHNGAAVMRSADAFGCQEVHVVEGRHRFAVSHRVTRGTHRWLDLVRHEGPVACMDHLHARGYEVFVAAMDGDIGPEELAKKPKVAIVFGNEHKGASPEVRARVDGVYRIPMEGFVESLNVSVASAITLYVASRGRHGDLDEAARDEIRARFLLATVRDAERVVKERV from the coding sequence ATGAAGCGCGACCTTCCCGAGGTGATCGAGCTCGCCGGGCTCGCTCCGCTGCCCAAGCCGGCCGCGGAGATCGTGCGCGTGCTCTCGCCGCTCGTGACGCCGCAGCGCTGGGCGCGCATCGAGGCCGTGGTGTCGCGGCGCACGCGCTCGCTGGTGCCGGTGCTCGAGGATCTCGCGGACCCGCACAACGGCGCGGCCGTGATGCGCTCGGCCGACGCGTTCGGGTGCCAGGAGGTGCACGTCGTCGAGGGCCGTCATCGCTTCGCGGTGTCGCACCGCGTGACGCGCGGCACGCACCGCTGGCTCGATCTCGTGCGCCACGAGGGCCCGGTCGCGTGCATGGATCACCTGCACGCGCGCGGGTACGAGGTGTTCGTCGCGGCGATGGACGGCGACATCGGGCCCGAGGAGCTCGCGAAGAAGCCCAAGGTCGCGATCGTGTTCGGCAACGAGCACAAGGGCGCCTCGCCCGAGGTGCGCGCGCGCGTCGACGGCGTGTATCGCATCCCGATGGAAGGCTTCGTCGAGAGCCTCAACGTGAGCGTCGCGTCGGCGATCACGCTCTACGTCGCGTCGCGCGGGCGGCACGGCGATCTCGACGAAGCCGCGCGCGACGAGATCCGCGCGCGCTTCCTGCTCGCGACGGTGCGCGACGCCGAGCGCGTCGTGAAAGAGCGCGTCTAG
- a CDS encoding DUF434 domain-containing protein — protein MPDTRSHRGAAPKDESLFDEHALPALRDAVVELSWLLTRGYSDTSALALVGNRHSLTARQRTAVMRCACTDAQREQRRARALPLDAIRDRDVEIDGFNALIVGESALSGGLVLVGRDRAHRDLASVHGTWRRVSETSQVIVAIGEALARAAPRSIRWHLDRPVGNSGRLRALLAEIAEAHGWSWATDLDDAPDRVLAASSSIIATGDGWILDRASGWIDLPAAVIAAHPGAWIVDLAP, from the coding sequence ATGCCCGACACCCGCTCTCACCGCGGCGCCGCGCCGAAAGACGAGTCGCTCTTCGACGAGCACGCGCTGCCCGCGCTGCGCGACGCGGTGGTCGAGCTCTCGTGGCTGCTCACGCGCGGGTACTCCGACACCAGCGCGCTCGCGCTCGTCGGCAACCGCCACTCGCTCACCGCGCGCCAGCGCACCGCGGTGATGCGCTGCGCGTGCACCGACGCGCAGCGGGAGCAGCGGCGCGCGCGCGCGCTCCCGCTCGACGCGATCCGCGATCGCGACGTCGAGATCGACGGCTTCAACGCGCTGATCGTCGGCGAGAGCGCGCTCTCGGGCGGGCTGGTGCTGGTCGGCCGTGATCGCGCGCACCGGGACCTCGCGAGCGTGCACGGCACGTGGCGTCGCGTGTCGGAGACGTCGCAGGTGATCGTCGCGATCGGCGAAGCGCTCGCGCGCGCCGCGCCGCGCTCGATCCGCTGGCACCTCGATCGCCCGGTGGGCAACAGCGGGCGGCTGCGCGCGCTGCTCGCCGAGATCGCGGAGGCGCACGGCTGGTCGTGGGCGACCGATCTCGACGACGCGCCCGATCGCGTGCTCGCCGCGTCCTCGTCGATCATCGCGACCGGCGACGGCTGGATCCTCGATCGCGCGAGCGGGTGGATCGATCTGCCCGCCGCGGTGATCGCCGCGCATCCCGGCGCGTGGATCGTCGATCTCGCGCCCTAG
- a CDS encoding penicillin-binding protein 1A, which produces MTSPKASRDRTSPSLRTRRPLASVREHSRARRGRPGVWRWIGRGLIALLVLVIVAVLGFASVIAYYSRDLPDVASLRTFQEPQVTRVVDRDGALVGEIFTERRTVVPLERVPRVLVLSVLAAEDADFYRHEGLDYAGLFRAVVRGVLDGGNFRGTSTITQQLVKNLLLGPERSWERKIRELILARHVEEELSKDEILGLYLNHINFGHGRYGVQEASQFYFGKDVSELTLAEASLLAGIPQSPTHLSPRTHPEASRRRQRFVLDQLERKREEYWPDLTVEDIRAAREAHVELAPLPESRQSAPEIMDVARRVLTERVGEEAAQRGGYVVHTSVDRELQLATREALRTGLRAIDQRSGMRPPIRRARVRRGERMPEIDRAPELRVGGTYDAVVTSRDDETGTIALEVAGHPATARIADLARWNPEELPPSRFVDEGARLRASIVALAEEGVEGARARARLELGPQGAVVLIDPRSREVLALVGGYEAESGFDRARLAQRQPGSTFKPFVYALGIRSRRYTPASIVIDAPGVYDQWMPQNFETWSFAGEMRLRDALANSVNQVAVRLIEDLTPAEVVSFAQHLGVTSELDPSLALALGASEVRPIELANAYATFAAGGRWAAPRVVTRIVGPDGRDVPLPETEPPRDVLTQAEAYVVTSMLTSVVQSGTAQAAQRLRRPIAGKTGTSNEARDAWFAGYSADLVAVVWVGYDDHRSLGRRESGARAALPIWMEVMRVAEEGRPVIDFPVPSGVVTVRIDPRSGQLAYEGQQDAIDEVFLEGTAPSEVAREAGVLDPSAFLMEQFGGGDAPAPEQVLAP; this is translated from the coding sequence GTGACGAGCCCCAAAGCGTCGCGCGATCGCACGAGCCCGAGCCTCCGCACGCGCCGGCCGCTCGCGAGCGTGCGCGAGCACTCGCGCGCGCGGCGTGGACGGCCCGGCGTGTGGCGCTGGATCGGTCGCGGGCTGATCGCGCTGCTCGTGCTCGTGATCGTCGCGGTGCTCGGGTTCGCGAGCGTCATCGCGTACTACTCGCGCGACCTGCCCGACGTCGCGTCGCTGCGCACGTTCCAGGAGCCGCAGGTGACGCGCGTCGTCGATCGCGACGGCGCGCTCGTCGGCGAGATCTTCACCGAGCGACGCACCGTCGTGCCGCTCGAGCGCGTGCCGCGCGTGCTCGTGCTCTCGGTGCTCGCCGCGGAGGACGCGGACTTCTACCGCCACGAAGGGCTCGACTACGCCGGGCTCTTCCGCGCCGTCGTGCGCGGCGTGCTCGACGGCGGGAACTTCCGCGGCACCTCCACGATCACGCAGCAGCTCGTGAAGAACCTGCTGCTCGGGCCCGAGCGCAGCTGGGAGCGGAAGATCCGCGAGCTGATCCTCGCGCGCCACGTCGAGGAGGAGCTCAGCAAGGACGAGATCCTCGGGCTCTACCTCAACCACATCAACTTCGGGCACGGCCGCTACGGCGTGCAGGAAGCGTCGCAGTTCTACTTCGGCAAGGACGTCTCGGAGCTCACGCTCGCCGAGGCGTCGCTCCTCGCGGGGATCCCGCAGTCGCCGACGCACCTCTCGCCGCGCACCCACCCCGAGGCGTCGCGGCGGCGCCAGCGCTTCGTGCTCGATCAGCTCGAGCGCAAGCGCGAGGAGTACTGGCCCGATCTCACCGTCGAGGACATCCGCGCCGCGCGCGAGGCGCACGTCGAGCTCGCGCCGCTGCCCGAGTCGCGCCAGAGCGCGCCGGAGATCATGGACGTCGCGCGCCGCGTGCTCACCGAGCGCGTCGGCGAAGAGGCCGCGCAGCGCGGCGGCTACGTCGTGCACACGAGCGTCGATCGCGAGCTGCAGCTCGCCACGCGCGAGGCGCTGCGCACCGGGCTGCGCGCGATCGATCAGCGCTCGGGCATGCGCCCGCCGATCCGCCGCGCGCGGGTGCGTCGCGGCGAGCGCATGCCCGAGATCGATCGCGCGCCCGAGCTGCGCGTCGGCGGCACCTACGACGCAGTGGTCACGAGCCGCGACGACGAGACCGGCACCATCGCGCTCGAGGTCGCGGGCCATCCGGCGACCGCGCGCATCGCCGATCTGGCGCGATGGAACCCCGAGGAGCTCCCGCCCTCGCGCTTCGTCGACGAGGGCGCGCGGCTGCGCGCGTCGATCGTCGCGCTCGCGGAAGAAGGCGTCGAGGGCGCGCGCGCGAGGGCGCGGCTCGAGCTCGGTCCGCAGGGCGCGGTGGTGCTGATCGACCCGCGCTCGCGCGAGGTGCTCGCGCTCGTCGGGGGCTACGAGGCGGAGAGCGGGTTCGATCGCGCGCGCCTCGCGCAGCGCCAGCCCGGCTCGACGTTCAAGCCGTTCGTGTACGCGCTCGGGATCCGCTCGCGCCGCTACACGCCCGCGTCGATCGTGATCGACGCGCCCGGCGTGTACGACCAGTGGATGCCGCAGAACTTCGAGACGTGGAGCTTCGCGGGCGAGATGCGCCTGCGCGACGCGCTCGCGAATTCGGTGAACCAGGTCGCGGTGCGGCTCATCGAGGACCTCACGCCGGCCGAGGTCGTCTCGTTCGCGCAGCACCTCGGGGTCACGTCGGAGCTCGATCCTTCGCTCGCGCTCGCGCTCGGTGCGAGCGAGGTGCGCCCCATCGAGCTCGCGAACGCGTACGCGACGTTCGCGGCGGGCGGGCGCTGGGCCGCGCCGCGCGTCGTGACGCGGATCGTCGGGCCGGACGGTCGTGACGTGCCGCTGCCCGAGACCGAGCCGCCGCGCGACGTGCTCACGCAGGCCGAGGCGTACGTCGTGACGAGCATGCTCACGAGCGTCGTGCAGAGCGGCACCGCGCAGGCCGCGCAGCGACTGCGCCGTCCCATCGCGGGCAAGACCGGCACGAGCAACGAGGCGCGCGACGCGTGGTTCGCGGGGTACAGCGCCGATCTCGTCGCGGTCGTGTGGGTCGGCTACGACGATCATCGCTCGCTCGGTCGTCGCGAGAGCGGGGCGCGCGCGGCGCTGCCGATCTGGATGGAGGTGATGCGGGTCGCCGAGGAGGGCAGGCCGGTGATCGACTTCCCGGTGCCCTCCGGCGTCGTCACGGTGCGCATCGATCCGCGCAGCGGACAGCTCGCGTACGAAGGGCAGCAGGACGCGATCGACGAGGTGTTCCTCGAGGGCACCGCGCCGAGCGAGGTGGCGCGCGAGGCGGGCGTGCTCGATCCCAGCGCGTTCCTGATGGAGCAGTTCGGCGGCGGTGACGCGCCGGCGCCCGAGCAGGTGCTCGCGCCGTGA
- a CDS encoding ATP-binding protein → MRLRLGLALLLAVVAFVPFALVVDWTREANEAIAREAREERADAIANEARAYVDDELGELAHALEIACRDQAAAAEGLLRAARVDAPTGAPSLQVAFVLDSPAWAGAGARPLLALSDAARTAMRADWTRIELPGARGREYLGRAWRCGDHDVLGAFHASAFLLRASTRDAAEISLLAPDAPPPEGADRRIVRTFRDASGRDALVVAVTIPPATVGHREQASLELNVQVLALATVVLALLLGLLIGGRLTRPLGELEKAAQRIGRGELDVKIDRASGSAGATFSAFNRMAEELRSAQSRAKRAERVAAWRDIARRIAHEIKNPLTPIRMSIETMRRTKQRQHPDFDEIFDESTRTVLEEVERLERIVTEFSRFARLPRPQPTALDVREVVAQVVQLHAPGGDATITDTSPRLPIKMTLADDAPRVRADRDQLTQVLVNLVQNALDAAQSKRGDQGHVEVEVAPTSDGGVRVTVSDDGPGIPLEERARVLEPYYTTKARGTGLGLSIVDRIVSEHGGTLEIGESRRGGAEITFTLTREGPGEDAEASATS, encoded by the coding sequence GTGAGGCTCCGCCTCGGGCTCGCGCTGCTGCTCGCGGTCGTCGCGTTCGTCCCCTTCGCGCTGGTGGTCGACTGGACCCGCGAGGCCAACGAGGCGATCGCGCGCGAAGCGCGCGAGGAGCGCGCGGACGCGATCGCGAACGAGGCGCGCGCGTACGTCGACGACGAGCTCGGCGAGCTCGCGCACGCGCTCGAGATCGCGTGCCGTGATCAAGCCGCCGCCGCCGAGGGGCTCTTGCGTGCGGCGCGCGTCGACGCGCCCACCGGCGCGCCGTCGCTGCAGGTCGCGTTCGTGCTGGACTCGCCCGCGTGGGCGGGCGCGGGCGCGCGCCCGTTGCTCGCGCTGTCCGATGCCGCGCGCACCGCGATGCGCGCCGACTGGACGCGCATCGAGCTGCCCGGCGCGCGCGGTCGCGAGTACCTCGGTCGCGCGTGGCGCTGCGGTGATCACGACGTGCTCGGGGCGTTCCACGCGAGCGCGTTCCTGCTCCGTGCATCGACCCGCGACGCGGCAGAGATCTCGCTGCTCGCGCCCGACGCGCCGCCGCCCGAGGGCGCGGATCGCCGCATCGTGCGCACGTTCCGCGACGCCTCGGGGCGCGACGCGCTCGTCGTCGCGGTGACGATCCCGCCTGCGACCGTCGGCCATCGCGAGCAGGCCTCGCTCGAGCTCAACGTCCAGGTGCTCGCGCTCGCGACGGTCGTGCTCGCGCTGCTGCTCGGCTTGCTCATCGGCGGGCGCCTCACGCGTCCGCTCGGCGAGCTCGAGAAGGCGGCGCAGCGCATCGGGCGCGGCGAGCTCGACGTGAAGATCGATCGCGCGTCGGGCAGCGCGGGCGCGACGTTCTCCGCGTTCAACCGCATGGCCGAGGAGCTGCGCAGCGCGCAGAGCCGCGCCAAGCGCGCCGAGCGCGTCGCGGCGTGGCGCGACATCGCGCGACGCATCGCGCACGAGATCAAGAACCCGCTCACGCCGATCCGCATGTCGATCGAGACGATGCGGCGGACCAAGCAGCGCCAGCATCCGGACTTCGACGAGATCTTCGACGAGTCGACGCGCACCGTGCTCGAGGAGGTCGAGCGCCTCGAGCGCATCGTCACCGAGTTCTCGCGCTTCGCGCGCCTGCCGCGCCCGCAGCCGACGGCGCTCGACGTGCGCGAGGTCGTCGCCCAGGTCGTGCAGCTCCACGCGCCGGGCGGCGACGCGACGATCACCGACACGTCGCCGCGCCTGCCGATCAAGATGACGCTCGCGGACGACGCGCCGCGCGTGCGCGCGGATCGCGATCAGCTCACGCAGGTGCTGGTGAACCTCGTGCAGAACGCGCTCGACGCGGCGCAGAGCAAGCGCGGCGACCAAGGGCACGTCGAGGTCGAGGTCGCGCCGACGAGCGACGGCGGCGTGCGCGTCACGGTGAGCGACGACGGCCCGGGCATCCCGCTCGAAGAGCGCGCGCGCGTGCTCGAGCCGTACTACACGACGAAGGCGCGCGGCACCGGGCTCGGCCTGTCGATCGTCGATCGCATCGTGAGCGAGCACGGCGGCACGCTGGAGATCGGCGAGTCGCGCCGCGGCGGCGCGGAGATCACGTTCACGCTCACGCGCGAAGGGCCCGGCGAGGACGCGGAAGCGTCCGCGACGAGCTGA
- a CDS encoding DUF2490 domain-containing protein — MTRWIVALAIVLSTCSVLAPSRVHAQAYDDSYQTWLSVAVQGNVTPDWTLYIDLNWRFWDDFGPYQQLYRPAVAYRVAPGMHVWLGYGWTPSWSRDEVLTDEHRIWEQWTWDLQGLEGGLKIFFRSRLEQRFRPEISSDVGIRFRQFARVLVPFARDFPVHLSLWDEVFIGLNDAGLSAGGLWQRLGFDQNRLFVGVGWNVVPGQLRLEAGYMNHWIVRPTQDEVHHVAMLNGFVTIQ; from the coding sequence ATGACTCGCTGGATCGTCGCGCTCGCGATCGTGCTCTCGACGTGCTCCGTGCTCGCTCCATCGCGCGTGCACGCGCAGGCCTACGACGACTCGTACCAGACGTGGCTCTCCGTCGCGGTGCAGGGGAACGTCACGCCCGACTGGACCCTCTACATCGATCTGAACTGGCGCTTCTGGGACGACTTCGGGCCCTACCAGCAGCTCTATCGCCCCGCGGTCGCGTATCGCGTCGCGCCGGGCATGCACGTCTGGCTCGGCTACGGGTGGACTCCGTCGTGGAGCCGCGACGAGGTGCTCACCGACGAGCATCGCATCTGGGAGCAATGGACGTGGGATCTGCAGGGCCTCGAGGGAGGGCTGAAGATCTTCTTCCGCTCGCGCCTCGAGCAGCGCTTCCGCCCCGAGATCTCGTCGGACGTGGGCATCCGCTTCCGTCAGTTCGCGCGCGTGCTCGTGCCGTTCGCGCGCGACTTCCCGGTGCACCTGTCGCTCTGGGACGAGGTGTTCATCGGCTTGAACGACGCAGGGCTCTCGGCGGGCGGGCTCTGGCAGCGGCTCGGCTTCGATCAGAACCGGCTCTTCGTCGGTGTCGGCTGGAACGTGGTGCCCGGCCAGCTGCGGCTCGAGGCGGGCTACATGAACCACTGGATCGTGCGGCCGACGCAGGACGAGGTGCACCACGTCGCGATGCTGAACGGCTTCGTGACGATCCAGTGA
- a CDS encoding ATP-binding protein — MRSASAIPRHTAVLPSRSPLLRYGVAMVVVGIVVAARLLFDPLLGVNAPLLPFTVAVMLAGWYGGIGPGLVATAWSALCADFLWLHPTHSLWIDAPRDRLELGIFVGTGVAISALNEAIVVARGRSDRHAAELKEREEAHRRILETATEGIWTLDARGRVTFANASMSEMLGVPLPELIGRNAREFVFLEDRGENVRRFGAILAGDRTAFELRLRRTDGREIWAHVSTAPIPDARGRVVGALAMFTDVTARMHAESELQRLLESEKKARAEAEAANRAKDEFLATVSHELRTPLNAMLGWLTMLRSGALDATKTARAIAIIERNARSQAKLIEDLLDVSRMISGKLRLERRRVSLGAVAQSAIDTVGPTAAEKQIRIERRFDPGPDLVAGDPERLKQIVVNLLSNAVKFTPIAGRIRVSVEQRAGQLAIEVEDTGQGIAPEFLPHVFDRFRQQDGGMTRKHAGLGLGLAIVRHLVELHGGSIAAHSEGPGKGSRFTCWFPPLEAAVAELPARDTPALSDARASRPANDSPLRGARVLVVDDEADSLEMLRELLSVAGAEVRTAGSAAAALPIVKAFRPSLLVSDLAMPEADGYELLARVRALPVAQGGATPAIALTAHARATDRLRVLSSGFQAYLAKPVEPDELIATAQRLVRHHEPRAAHP, encoded by the coding sequence GTGCGCAGCGCGAGCGCCATCCCGCGGCACACCGCGGTCCTGCCGTCGAGGTCGCCGCTGCTCCGATACGGCGTCGCGATGGTCGTCGTCGGGATCGTCGTCGCGGCGCGCTTGCTCTTCGATCCGCTGCTCGGCGTGAACGCGCCGCTGCTGCCGTTCACCGTCGCGGTGATGCTGGCGGGCTGGTACGGCGGGATCGGGCCGGGGCTCGTCGCGACGGCGTGGAGCGCGCTGTGCGCCGACTTCCTGTGGCTGCACCCCACGCACTCGCTGTGGATCGACGCGCCGCGCGATCGGCTCGAGCTCGGGATCTTCGTCGGCACCGGCGTCGCGATCTCGGCGCTCAACGAGGCGATCGTCGTGGCGCGCGGGCGCTCCGATCGCCACGCCGCGGAGCTCAAGGAGCGCGAGGAGGCGCACCGACGGATCCTCGAGACGGCCACCGAGGGCATCTGGACGCTCGACGCGCGCGGCCGCGTGACGTTCGCCAACGCGAGCATGTCGGAGATGCTCGGCGTGCCGCTGCCCGAGCTGATCGGTCGCAACGCGCGCGAGTTCGTCTTCCTCGAGGACCGCGGCGAGAACGTGCGGCGCTTCGGCGCGATCCTCGCGGGCGATCGCACGGCGTTCGAGCTGCGGCTGCGGCGCACCGACGGCCGCGAGATCTGGGCGCACGTGTCGACCGCGCCGATCCCCGACGCGCGCGGCCGCGTCGTCGGCGCGCTCGCGATGTTCACCGACGTCACGGCGCGCATGCACGCGGAGAGCGAGCTGCAGCGGCTGCTCGAGTCGGAGAAGAAGGCGCGCGCCGAGGCGGAGGCGGCGAACCGCGCGAAGGACGAGTTCCTCGCGACGGTCTCGCACGAGCTGCGCACGCCGCTCAACGCGATGCTCGGCTGGCTCACGATGCTGCGCTCGGGCGCGCTCGACGCGACGAAGACCGCGCGCGCGATCGCGATCATCGAGCGCAACGCGCGCTCGCAGGCGAAGCTCATCGAGGATCTGCTCGACGTCTCGCGCATGATCTCGGGCAAGCTGCGGCTCGAGCGGCGTCGCGTGTCGCTCGGCGCGGTGGCGCAGAGCGCGATCGACACCGTCGGGCCGACCGCGGCGGAGAAGCAGATCCGCATCGAGCGGCGCTTCGATCCCGGGCCCGATCTCGTCGCGGGCGATCCCGAGCGGCTCAAGCAGATCGTCGTCAACCTGCTGTCGAACGCCGTGAAGTTCACGCCGATCGCGGGGCGCATCCGCGTGTCGGTGGAGCAGCGCGCGGGACAGCTCGCGATCGAGGTGGAGGACACGGGCCAGGGGATCGCGCCGGAGTTCCTGCCGCACGTGTTCGATCGGTTCCGCCAGCAGGACGGCGGCATGACGCGCAAGCACGCGGGGCTCGGGCTCGGCCTCGCGATCGTGCGTCACCTCGTCGAGCTGCACGGCGGATCGATCGCGGCGCACAGCGAGGGGCCGGGGAAGGGCTCGCGCTTCACGTGTTGGTTCCCGCCGCTCGAGGCCGCGGTGGCCGAGCTGCCCGCGCGCGACACGCCCGCGCTGAGCGACGCGCGGGCGTCGCGCCCGGCGAACGACAGCCCGCTGCGCGGCGCGCGCGTGCTCGTCGTCGACGACGAGGCGGACAGCCTCGAGATGCTGCGCGAGCTGCTCAGCGTCGCGGGCGCGGAGGTCCGCACCGCGGGGTCGGCTGCGGCCGCGCTGCCGATCGTGAAGGCGTTCCGGCCGAGCTTGCTCGTGTCCGATCTCGCGATGCCGGAGGCCGACGGCTACGAGCTGCTCGCGCGCGTGCGCGCGCTGCCGGTCGCGCAGGGCGGCGCGACGCCCGCGATCGCGCTCACGGCGCACGCGCGCGCGACCGATCGACTGCGCGTGCTGTCGTCGGGGTTCCAGGCGTACCTCGCGAAGCCGGTCGAGCCCGACGAGCTGATCGCGACCGCGCAGCGCCTGGTGCGGCACCACGAGCCGCGCGCCGCGCACCCGTGA
- a CDS encoding ArsA family ATPase: MASAPSDTLSPRGALPPLGAVVLVTGKGGVGKTTLAAGIAEAAAAREGRAVLIEFGDGESGKRVLGPRSKVAHRVVDPRDAMERAVANILGSTILARLFIGNFAVRPMLRAAPAMRELAMLEVVRIYAEEHPGARVVVDMPATGHGLAWLRLPVQMRDMFASGPIHDLAQRLIDRLVSPSRCSVVVVTLPERLVLSETIELCRALEVEVGLPPARLVVNRFPRDLPAEAWDSARAIAARGGESAPAAQQLLRMLDARREAQREALEILGSAVKTSLHTRPLILREQMEDPSATDVAAWLTSEGAA; this comes from the coding sequence ATGGCCTCGGCTCCCTCGGACACGCTCTCGCCTCGCGGCGCGCTCCCGCCCCTCGGGGCCGTCGTGCTCGTCACCGGCAAGGGTGGAGTCGGCAAGACGACGCTCGCAGCGGGCATCGCCGAAGCGGCGGCGGCGCGCGAAGGGCGCGCGGTGCTGATCGAGTTCGGCGACGGCGAGAGCGGCAAGCGCGTGCTCGGTCCGCGCAGCAAGGTCGCGCATCGTGTCGTGGATCCGCGCGACGCGATGGAGCGCGCGGTCGCGAACATCCTCGGCTCGACGATCCTCGCGCGCCTCTTCATCGGCAACTTCGCGGTGCGCCCGATGCTGCGCGCCGCGCCCGCGATGCGCGAGCTCGCGATGCTCGAGGTCGTGCGCATCTACGCGGAGGAGCACCCGGGCGCGCGCGTCGTCGTCGACATGCCGGCGACCGGGCACGGGCTCGCGTGGCTGCGCCTGCCCGTGCAGATGCGCGACATGTTCGCGTCGGGGCCGATCCACGATCTCGCGCAGCGCTTGATCGATCGGCTGGTCTCGCCGTCGCGCTGCTCGGTCGTGGTGGTGACGCTGCCGGAGCGGCTCGTGCTCTCGGAGACGATCGAGCTCTGCCGCGCGCTCGAGGTCGAGGTGGGCCTTCCGCCCGCGCGCCTCGTGGTGAACCGCTTCCCGCGCGATCTGCCCGCGGAGGCGTGGGACTCGGCGCGCGCGATCGCGGCGCGCGGCGGCGAGAGCGCGCCCGCGGCGCAGCAGCTCCTGCGCATGCTCGACGCGCGTCGCGAGGCACAGCGCGAGGCGCTCGAGATCCTCGGCAGCGCGGTGAAGACGAGCCTGCACACGCGCCCGCTGATCCTCCGCGAGCAGATGGAGGATCCGAGCGCGACCGACGTCGCCGCGTGGCTGACGTCCGAGGGCGCGGCCTGA